The following is a genomic window from Bacteroidia bacterium.
AGGTGAATTGATGGTGATGGACCTGGATTCTAACCTGCTTAAACAATATAGCCGTAACCTGATGTGCCCCAGTACGGGAATTAGTTACGAAGATCCTCAACCCAATACCTTTTCTTTTAATTCACCTTACGGAGCTTGTCCAAAATGCCACGGACTTGGAACTGTAGCCGAAATTGACCGGAAAAAGCTCATTCCCGACGATAAGAAAAGTATAAAAAAGGGTGGAATCGCTGCCTTGGGGGAATACAAGAACAATTGGATTTTTACCCAAATTCAGGCCATTGCCGATAAACATTCTTTTAGCCTCGATGATGCCATTTCCGATATTCCGGATGAAGGCATGGACGCTATTTTATTCGGTTCGGATGAAATGCTGAAAGTAAAGGCGGAAGACGGAAAATCAAGCTCCTTTGCCATGAGCTTTGAAGGGTTGGTGAATTTTCTGCTGCGTCAAAGCCAGGAAGCAAGCTCCAAAACAGAATTGAACTGGATTCGGGGTTTCTTAAACCGGGTAGAATGTCCGGTTTGCCTGGGCGCTCGCTTGAAAAAGGAAGCTCTCTGGTTCAAAATCGATAACCACAACATCGCCGATCTATGTCGAATGAACATTTCAGATCTTGGTAAATGGTTCGAAACAGTTGAAGATAAGTTGGACGAAAGACAGGCTCTAATATCTAAAGAAATTTTAAAAGAAATCCGCTCAAGGGTGGGTTTTCTTTTCGATGTTGGACTTACTTACCTTACCCTCGATCGAAATGCCCGAAGTCTTTCAGGTGGTGAAGCTCAACGCATCCGGTTGGCTACCCAAATCGGTTCTCAACTGGTGGGTGTGCTTTATATTCTGGACGAACCCAGCATCGGCCTCCACCAGCGTGACAATACCCGATTAATCGATGCCTTGAAAAAACTCCGCGATACCGGAAATTCGGTTTTGGTGGTGGAACATGATAAGGATATGATGATGGAGAGTGATCACCTCATTGATATTGGCCCGGGTGCCGGAATCCATGGTGGGAAAATTGTGGCCCAAGGAACACCCACCGAAGTTGCAAACGCAGGTACCATTACCGCCGATTACCTGCTTGGAAAAAAAGAAATCAAAGTACCCGTTGAACGTCGTAAAGGAAATGGTGAATTTCTGGTCTTAAAAGGTGCAAAAGGGAATAACCTCCGCAACCTTACCGTAAAGTTTCCGCTAGGCAAATTTATTTGTGTAACAGGTGTTTCAGGTAGCGGAAAGTCAAGCCTAATAAGCGAAACCTTGTACCCTGTATTGTCAAGGCATTTTTACAAAAGCGAAGATAAACCCCTTGAATACGATAAAATTGAAGGACTGGAATTCCTCGATAAATGCATTGAAATTGACCAAAGTCCAATTGGTCGAACCCCGCGTAGCAATCCGGCAACCTACACCGGCGTTATGGACGAAATCCGCAACTTGTTCGCTAATTTGCCCGAAGCAAAAATAAGAGGCTACAAACCCGGGCGTTTTTCGTTCAATGTAAAAGGTGGTCGCTGCGAAACCT
Proteins encoded in this region:
- the uvrA gene encoding excinuclease ABC subunit UvrA, which produces GELMVMDLDSNLLKQYSRNLMCPSTGISYEDPQPNTFSFNSPYGACPKCHGLGTVAEIDRKKLIPDDKKSIKKGGIAALGEYKNNWIFTQIQAIADKHSFSLDDAISDIPDEGMDAILFGSDEMLKVKAEDGKSSSFAMSFEGLVNFLLRQSQEASSKTELNWIRGFLNRVECPVCLGARLKKEALWFKIDNHNIADLCRMNISDLGKWFETVEDKLDERQALISKEILKEIRSRVGFLFDVGLTYLTLDRNARSLSGGEAQRIRLATQIGSQLVGVLYILDEPSIGLHQRDNTRLIDALKKLRDTGNSVLVVEHDKDMMMESDHLIDIGPGAGIHGGKIVAQGTPTEVANAGTITADYLLGKKEIKVPVERRKGNGEFLVLKGAKGNNLRNLTVKFPLGKFICVTGVSGSGKSSLISETLYPVLSRHFYKSEDKPLEYDKIEGLEFLDKCIEIDQSPIGRTPRSNPATYTGVMDEIRNLFANLPEAKIRGYKPGRFSFNVKGGRCETCQGAGMKTIEMNFLPDVYVQCETCQGKRYNRETLEIRYKGKSINDVLNMDIDTAVEFFEAVPYIVRSIRSLKEVGLGYITLGQQSTTLSGGEAQRIKLATELQKRDTGKTIYILDEPTTGLHFEDIRILLEVLNKLADKGNTIVVIEHNMDIIKMADHIIDIGPEGGKGGGTIVCEGTPEKVAKLKNSITAEYLKREL